A window of the Pseudomonas furukawaii genome harbors these coding sequences:
- a CDS encoding aldehyde dehydrogenase family protein produces MYPIAAHWLNFIDGHWTDSEGRLDVNNPGTTERVATVAQASVADAEHALQAARRCADSGELTRARPAQRVAWLLEIAAQIRAVTEEGAWVLCQENGKSLRDARDEFVEAARYFEYYAGMADKIEGTSIPLGNGYMDFTVYDPMGVSLQIVPWNFPVSICARSLAPALAAGNAVVIKSPELSPLGLCVLLKAIERAGLPRGAVNLICGRGREVGAYLAGHRDVDQIVFTGSVGTGQSILRSAAEHAIPSVMELGGKSAALVFPDADREQLLASVRNGIFFNAGQVCSAMSRLLVQRTVYEEVVAEVVAMAEGLKVGLGQDDPDLTPVISAAQLEGIQALCRRAQEEGAVVATGGEAISGLRGHYMAPTVFRDVSPDMEIARTEVFGPVLAVIPFDSEEEAIAIANGTEFGLVAGVFTQDLNRALRCARRLCAGQVFVNEWYAGGIETPFGGVGLSGFGREKGQEALYSYVRTKNLALRIQGE; encoded by the coding sequence ATGTATCCGATCGCAGCTCATTGGCTGAACTTCATCGACGGTCACTGGACCGACAGCGAGGGGCGCCTCGATGTGAACAACCCCGGCACCACCGAACGGGTGGCCACCGTCGCCCAGGCGTCGGTGGCGGATGCCGAACACGCCCTGCAGGCGGCGCGTCGTTGCGCCGACAGCGGCGAGCTGACCCGGGCGCGTCCGGCCCAGCGGGTCGCCTGGCTGCTGGAGATCGCCGCGCAGATCCGCGCGGTGACCGAGGAGGGCGCCTGGGTCCTCTGCCAGGAGAACGGCAAGAGCCTGCGCGACGCCCGCGACGAGTTCGTCGAGGCGGCGCGCTACTTCGAGTACTACGCCGGCATGGCGGACAAGATCGAGGGGACCTCCATTCCCCTGGGCAATGGCTACATGGACTTCACCGTCTACGACCCCATGGGTGTGTCGCTGCAGATCGTGCCCTGGAATTTCCCGGTGTCCATCTGCGCGCGTTCCCTGGCGCCGGCCCTGGCGGCCGGCAACGCGGTGGTGATCAAGTCCCCGGAACTGTCGCCGCTGGGCCTCTGCGTGCTGCTCAAGGCCATCGAGCGCGCCGGGCTGCCCCGGGGCGCGGTCAACCTGATCTGCGGCCGGGGCCGTGAAGTGGGGGCGTACCTCGCCGGTCACCGCGACGTCGACCAGATCGTCTTCACCGGTTCGGTCGGCACCGGCCAGAGCATCCTGCGCTCGGCGGCGGAACATGCCATTCCCAGCGTGATGGAGCTGGGCGGCAAATCGGCGGCCCTGGTGTTCCCCGACGCCGACCGCGAGCAACTGCTGGCCAGCGTGCGCAACGGCATTTTCTTCAATGCCGGCCAGGTCTGCTCGGCCATGTCGCGCCTCCTGGTCCAGCGGACGGTCTACGAGGAGGTGGTGGCCGAGGTGGTGGCCATGGCGGAAGGGCTGAAGGTCGGGCTGGGTCAGGACGATCCCGACCTGACCCCGGTGATTTCCGCCGCCCAGTTGGAGGGCATCCAGGCGCTGTGCCGCCGGGCCCAGGAGGAGGGCGCGGTGGTGGCCACCGGCGGCGAGGCCATCAGCGGCCTGCGCGGCCACTACATGGCGCCGACGGTGTTCCGGGACGTATCGCCGGACATGGAGATCGCCCGGACCGAGGTGTTCGGTCCGGTGCTGGCGGTGATTCCCTTCGACTCCGAAGAGGAGGCCATCGCCATCGCCAACGGTACCGAGTTCGGCCTGGTGGCCGGGGTGTTCACCCAGGACCTCAACCGGGCCCTGCGCTGCGCGCGACGCCTGTGCGCCGGCCAGGTGTTCGTCAACGAGTGGTACGCGGGTGGCATCGAGACGCCCTTCGGCGGGGTGGGGCTGTCCGGCTTCGGTCGGGAGAAAGGCCAGGAG